From a single Micromonospora pallida genomic region:
- a CDS encoding non-ribosomal peptide synthetase gives MSGRQRGSTTPGQVGLLIGSSADFAVAMFAAWRTGLGILPLPVGFPDDRLRGMVEDSRPLAVLASPDQLARAAHLVGNCPGVPVVALDAAGPPAPPPPATDHPSFTVYTSGSTGRPKGVAIRQRQTEILVAWEAQAWQLGPWVRMAQTLSLGFDFGLQEVFTALPGGGCLVVPTAADRRNALAYANFLRREAVTVLFTTPSFADELGAARVPLPDLRLVLIGGEVLRWSTVEALERLVGPECRLVNGYGPTEATVNCLAYDIPRGRSGSAEVSDVVPVGRASSAATIHLLDEHGLPVPVGAVGQISIGGPGVADGYLNQPELTARRFVPGPPGTVGPVYRSGDLAYLRPDGHFVVTGRTDRQVKLRGYRVEQGEIEWALRQVDGVVSAAVRVVGRPARLVAVVTGTVEVRAVLDDLARRLPAPMLPDNVLVLDELPLTPNGKLDDDAVQRLAETVAQQALPVTEVSTAQLEEIVCRVWREVLELATVDPVRNVFDQGAHSLAATRAHGQLQALLGLPFPVSDLFEYPCPRQLAARLGGYRREPADAARAT, from the coding sequence ATGAGCGGACGCCAACGAGGGTCGACGACGCCCGGACAGGTCGGGCTCCTGATCGGGTCCTCGGCCGACTTCGCGGTCGCCATGTTCGCGGCCTGGCGTACCGGGCTGGGTATCCTGCCCCTGCCGGTCGGGTTCCCCGACGACCGGCTGCGCGGCATGGTGGAGGACAGCCGCCCCCTTGCGGTGCTCGCCTCGCCCGACCAGCTCGCGCGCGCCGCCCACCTGGTCGGGAACTGTCCCGGCGTGCCGGTGGTCGCCCTCGACGCGGCAGGGCCACCGGCGCCACCGCCGCCGGCCACGGACCATCCGTCCTTCACCGTCTACACCTCGGGGTCCACCGGGCGGCCGAAGGGCGTGGCGATCCGTCAGCGGCAGACCGAGATCCTGGTGGCCTGGGAGGCGCAGGCGTGGCAGCTCGGGCCCTGGGTACGGATGGCGCAGACGCTCTCCCTCGGCTTCGACTTCGGGCTCCAGGAGGTCTTCACCGCCCTTCCGGGCGGCGGTTGCCTCGTCGTGCCCACCGCGGCCGACCGGCGGAACGCGCTCGCCTACGCGAACTTCCTCCGCCGGGAGGCGGTGACCGTCCTCTTCACCACCCCCTCGTTCGCCGACGAGTTGGGCGCGGCCCGGGTACCGCTGCCGGACCTGCGCCTCGTCCTGATCGGCGGCGAGGTGCTCCGCTGGTCGACCGTCGAGGCCCTGGAACGCCTGGTCGGCCCGGAGTGCCGGCTGGTCAACGGCTACGGCCCCACGGAGGCGACGGTGAACTGCCTGGCCTACGACATCCCCCGTGGGCGGTCGGGTTCCGCCGAGGTGTCGGACGTGGTGCCCGTCGGGCGGGCGTCGAGCGCCGCCACCATCCACCTGCTCGACGAGCACGGCCTGCCCGTACCGGTGGGCGCGGTGGGGCAGATCTCGATCGGCGGGCCCGGCGTCGCCGACGGTTACCTGAACCAACCGGAGCTCACCGCCCGACGCTTCGTGCCCGGTCCGCCGGGCACCGTCGGTCCGGTGTACCGCAGCGGCGACCTGGCCTACCTGCGGCCCGACGGTCACTTCGTGGTGACCGGGCGGACCGACCGGCAGGTCAAGCTGCGCGGCTACCGCGTCGAGCAGGGCGAGATCGAGTGGGCGCTACGCCAGGTGGACGGGGTCGTCTCCGCCGCCGTCCGGGTGGTGGGGCGACCGGCCCGGCTGGTCGCGGTGGTCACCGGGACCGTCGAGGTCCGGGCGGTGCTCGACGACCTGGCCCGCCGGCTGCCCGCGCCGATGCTGCCGGACAACGTGCTCGTGCTCGACGAGCTTCCGCTGACCCCGAACGGCAAACTCGACGACGACGCGGTCCAGCGGCTCGCCGAGACGGTGGCGCAGCAGGCCCTGCCGGTGACCGAGGTGTCCACCGCCCAGTTGGAGGAGATCGTCTGTCGGGTCTGGCGGGAGGTGCTCGAACTCGCCACGGTGGACCCGGTCCGGAACGTCTTCGACCAGGGCGCGCACTCGCTGGCCGCCACCCGGGCACACGGGCAGTTGCAGGCCCTGCTGGGCCTGCCGTTCCCGGTCAGCGACCTGTTCGAATACCCCTGTCCCCGGCAGCTCGCGGCCCGGCTCGGCGGCTACCGGCGCGAACCGGCCGACGCCGCGCGGGCGACGTGA
- a CDS encoding cytochrome P450 has product MKTPLAADPHLLDSLDLTSPHLHARYDLTPVWDLLRARDEIFWHPPRNRDTGFWIMTRYADVAAAYRDPVAFGSAQGNVLDVMLDGGDSASGRMVSVSDGQYHAEVRRVLMRGFTPEALAGTAERIERVVHDLVAAAVAAGQCDFARDVAAAIPLQAICDLLGVSEADRRFILEQTSSSVGSESPTATSADAWKAKNEILFYFAHLAETRRYAPAADVVTMLVEADIRGRRLADDEIIFNCYSLILGGDETTRLAIVGAALAFAQHDDAWADLRSGRVDVDQAVEEVLRWTTPSMHQARVAREDVDWRGQTIREGDIVTLWNVAANRDERVFDRPGEFRPARTPNRHLTFAAGTHYCLGAHLARLEIAATLRALRDQVARIELLAPPSPVFSNFLGGYSSLPVRLHPHR; this is encoded by the coding sequence GTGAAGACTCCACTGGCGGCCGACCCGCACCTGCTGGACTCCCTGGACCTGACCAGCCCGCACCTGCACGCTCGGTACGACCTCACCCCGGTGTGGGACCTGTTGCGGGCCCGCGACGAGATCTTCTGGCACCCGCCGAGGAACCGGGACACCGGCTTTTGGATCATGACCCGGTACGCCGACGTGGCCGCCGCGTACCGGGACCCGGTCGCCTTCGGTTCGGCGCAGGGCAACGTGCTGGACGTGATGCTCGACGGTGGCGACTCGGCCAGCGGCCGGATGGTCTCGGTGTCCGACGGCCAGTACCACGCCGAGGTCCGGCGCGTGCTGATGCGGGGCTTCACGCCCGAGGCGCTGGCCGGCACCGCCGAGCGGATCGAACGGGTGGTGCACGACCTGGTGGCCGCCGCGGTGGCGGCGGGGCAGTGCGACTTCGCCCGGGACGTCGCCGCCGCCATTCCCCTCCAGGCGATCTGCGACCTGCTGGGCGTCTCCGAGGCGGACCGGCGCTTCATCCTGGAACAGACCTCGTCGTCGGTCGGCTCGGAGAGCCCGACGGCCACCTCCGCCGACGCCTGGAAGGCCAAGAACGAGATCCTCTTCTACTTCGCGCACCTGGCGGAGACCCGCCGCTACGCCCCGGCGGCCGACGTGGTGACGATGCTCGTCGAGGCGGACATCCGTGGTCGCCGGCTGGCCGACGACGAGATCATCTTCAACTGCTACAGCCTCATCCTCGGTGGGGACGAGACGACCCGCCTGGCGATCGTGGGCGCCGCTTTGGCGTTCGCGCAGCACGACGACGCCTGGGCCGACCTGCGTAGCGGGCGGGTCGACGTCGACCAGGCCGTCGAGGAGGTTCTCCGGTGGACGACGCCCTCCATGCACCAGGCCCGGGTCGCCCGGGAGGACGTCGACTGGCGTGGGCAGACCATCCGCGAGGGGGACATCGTCACCCTGTGGAACGTCGCCGCCAACCGGGACGAGCGGGTGTTCGACCGGCCCGGCGAGTTCCGGCCCGCCCGTACGCCCAACCGGCACCTGACCTTCGCGGCGGGCACCCACTACTGCCTCGGCGCGCACCTGGCCCGACTGGAGATCGCCGCGACGCTGCGCGCCCTGCGGGACCAGGTGGCGCGGATCGAGCTGCTGGCGCCGCCGAGCCCGGTGTTCTCGAACTTTCTGGGCGGCTACAGCAGCCTACCGGTGCGCCTGCACCCGCACCGGTAG
- a CDS encoding amino acid adenylation domain-containing protein: MDIDARSLPHVLRAAARRHPDRTALTGCGLTLTYGQLDTCVSRLAADFAASGLRPGELVGLAVDRGPLPLVLAAAVMRAGCAYVPLDVGHPRQRLRHVVATAGLHTTLCDESSQAALRGLPTATLLVDVDDVRAAASGPPPRWTEPEVDADGIAYVMFTSGSSGIPKGVAVTHGNLVALLRDALGLFRYGDDEVWPLVHGYGFDVSVWEMWAGVAVGARLLALDGATVASPPRLAEALVRHRPTRLHIVPSVFRHLTDAVVAAEQWINPRAVVFCGEAVNHRPIQTWLARVPGPVPRFVNVYGITETTVYNTFHAFTPEELREPVTPAPIGRAYRHSPIVVLDADLRPLPPGEPGELVVGGRQVSPGYLHNPALTAERFLRIDGLPGRWYRTGDLGFATADGVLHCLGRADDQVKVRGLRIELGEIDAALRQVPWVRDGAAVVVHSPRGEPVIGACVVPTEDVGDAPKLGELRAALAQTVPDYMLPNTVTVLDRLPQNPNGKVDRRALTELVRAARSNRQGAPTADATR; encoded by the coding sequence GTGGACATCGACGCTCGTTCGCTCCCCCATGTGCTGCGGGCTGCCGCCCGGCGGCACCCGGACCGAACGGCCCTGACCGGCTGCGGGCTGACCCTCACGTACGGCCAACTGGACACCTGCGTCAGCCGGCTCGCCGCGGACTTCGCCGCCAGCGGTCTGCGCCCCGGCGAGCTGGTCGGCCTCGCGGTGGACCGGGGTCCGCTGCCGCTGGTCCTCGCCGCCGCGGTGATGCGGGCCGGGTGCGCGTACGTGCCACTCGACGTGGGTCATCCCCGCCAACGGCTGCGACACGTCGTGGCGACCGCCGGACTGCACACCACGCTGTGCGACGAGAGCAGTCAGGCCGCCCTGCGCGGCCTGCCCACCGCCACCCTGCTGGTGGACGTCGACGACGTACGGGCCGCCGCGTCGGGGCCACCGCCGCGCTGGACCGAGCCGGAGGTGGACGCCGACGGCATCGCCTACGTCATGTTCACGTCCGGATCCTCCGGTATACCCAAGGGGGTCGCCGTCACCCACGGCAACCTCGTCGCCCTGCTCCGGGACGCGCTCGGCCTGTTCCGGTACGGCGACGACGAGGTGTGGCCGCTCGTCCACGGGTACGGGTTCGACGTCAGTGTCTGGGAGATGTGGGCCGGCGTGGCGGTGGGCGCCCGTCTCCTTGCCCTGGACGGCGCGACCGTGGCCAGCCCGCCGAGGCTGGCCGAGGCCCTCGTCCGGCACCGCCCCACCCGGCTGCACATCGTGCCGAGCGTCTTCCGGCACCTGACCGACGCCGTCGTCGCCGCCGAGCAGTGGATCAACCCGCGCGCGGTGGTGTTCTGCGGTGAGGCGGTCAACCACCGGCCGATCCAGACCTGGCTCGCCCGGGTGCCAGGCCCGGTGCCACGGTTCGTCAACGTCTACGGGATCACCGAGACGACGGTGTACAACACCTTCCACGCCTTCACGCCCGAAGAGCTGCGCGAGCCGGTCACCCCGGCCCCGATCGGACGGGCCTACCGGCACAGCCCGATCGTGGTGCTGGACGCGGACCTGCGTCCCCTGCCGCCGGGCGAACCGGGCGAACTCGTCGTCGGCGGACGGCAGGTCTCCCCGGGCTACCTGCACAACCCGGCGCTGACCGCGGAACGGTTCCTGCGGATCGACGGCCTGCCAGGCCGCTGGTACCGGACCGGAGACCTCGGGTTCGCCACGGCCGACGGGGTGCTGCACTGTCTCGGGCGGGCCGACGACCAGGTCAAGGTGCGCGGTCTGCGGATCGAACTCGGCGAGATCGACGCCGCGTTGCGGCAGGTGCCGTGGGTTCGGGACGGCGCCGCCGTCGTCGTCCACTCGCCCCGGGGCGAACCGGTCATCGGCGCGTGCGTGGTGCCGACCGAGGACGTCGGGGACGCGCCGAAGCTGGGCGAACTACGGGCCGCGTTGGCGCAGACGGTGCCCGACTACATGCTGCCCAACACGGTCACCGTGCTGGACCGGCTGCCGCAGAACCCCAACGGCAAGGTCGACCGCCGGGCGCTCACCGAACTGGTACGGGCGGCCCGGTCGAACCGTCAGGGGGCACCCACCGCCGATGCCACCCGGTGA
- a CDS encoding thioesterase II family protein → MSITRAVTDGPAAWIVRPRSRPRARVTLVCFHSASSGAAMYRRWPDRLPETVDVALVRMPGRENRLRQPFVEDFDAAVAALSTALGECGSGPYALLGHSMGAHLAFAVAGARVAAGLPPPRHLFLCGTRPPHLFRPAFTAASSDGELIAALTMMGGTDPALLANEELRRMVLPTFRADLRVCAGVRPPRRPLPCPLSVFGGEQDDIPGTELDQWRRWSSRSVTTSMFPGRHFFLVDESEDAVLGEVGRVLAELTPPGPDVTLG, encoded by the coding sequence ATGAGCATCACCCGCGCGGTCACCGATGGCCCGGCCGCCTGGATCGTACGGCCCCGTTCTCGACCCCGTGCCCGGGTCACGCTGGTCTGCTTCCACTCGGCCAGCAGCGGCGCCGCGATGTACCGGCGGTGGCCCGACCGGCTGCCCGAGACCGTCGACGTCGCCCTGGTCCGGATGCCCGGCCGGGAGAACCGGCTACGGCAGCCGTTCGTCGAGGACTTCGACGCCGCGGTGGCGGCCCTGTCGACCGCCCTCGGGGAGTGCGGGTCCGGCCCGTACGCGCTGTTGGGGCACAGCATGGGGGCCCACCTCGCCTTCGCGGTCGCCGGTGCGCGGGTCGCCGCCGGCCTGCCGCCGCCCCGGCACCTCTTCCTCTGCGGCACCCGGCCACCGCACCTGTTCCGCCCGGCGTTCACGGCGGCGTCCAGCGACGGCGAGCTGATCGCGGCGCTGACCATGATGGGCGGTACGGATCCCGCGCTGCTGGCGAATGAGGAGCTGCGCCGGATGGTCCTGCCCACCTTCCGGGCGGACCTTCGCGTCTGCGCCGGCGTGCGCCCGCCCCGACGGCCGCTGCCCTGCCCCCTGTCGGTGTTCGGCGGCGAGCAGGACGACATCCCGGGTACGGAGCTGGACCAGTGGCGTCGGTGGAGCAGCCGGTCGGTGACCACGAGCATGTTTCCCGGCCGGCACTTCTTCCTCGTCGACGAGTCCGAGGACGCGGTGCTCGGCGAGGTCGGCCGGGTGCTCGCGGAACTCACCCCACCGGGGCCGGACGTAACCCTCGGCTAA
- a CDS encoding MupA/Atu3671 family FMN-dependent luciferase-like monooxygenase yields MDFSLFFFADSRTSGDDRYRLLLESARFADANGFTAVWTPERHFHSFGGLYPNAAVTGAALAAITERIGIRAGSVVAPLHHPARIAEEWSVVDNLSGGRVGVSFASGWHAVDFVLRPEGYEDRKKVMVEAVETVRRLWRGEPVAFVDGTGEERTVRTQPAPVQPELPVWITSAGSPDTFRLAGRLGGGVLTHLLGQDVEALARNIRAYREELAATHGEQAPGHVALMLHTLIGEDRARVRELVREPFSAYLRSSIDLVVGTAGLPVGFDPSRLPERDREFLVARSFDRYFSTSGLFGTVADGAEMVHRLAAIGIDEIACLIDFGVPQEEVLRSLRHLDQLRRHPAAGERPAGVPA; encoded by the coding sequence ATGGATTTCAGCCTTTTCTTTTTCGCCGACAGCCGGACCTCCGGCGACGACCGGTACCGCCTGCTGCTGGAGAGCGCCCGGTTCGCCGACGCCAACGGATTCACCGCGGTCTGGACCCCGGAGCGACACTTCCACTCGTTCGGCGGCCTGTATCCCAATGCCGCCGTCACCGGCGCCGCACTGGCGGCGATAACCGAGCGGATCGGCATCCGGGCGGGCAGCGTGGTGGCCCCGCTGCACCACCCGGCCCGGATCGCCGAGGAATGGTCCGTCGTCGACAACCTGTCCGGTGGCCGGGTCGGCGTGTCCTTCGCCTCCGGCTGGCACGCGGTGGACTTCGTGCTCCGGCCCGAAGGCTACGAGGACCGGAAGAAGGTCATGGTCGAGGCGGTCGAGACCGTCCGGAGACTGTGGCGGGGCGAGCCGGTCGCGTTCGTCGACGGCACGGGCGAGGAGCGTACCGTGCGGACCCAGCCGGCCCCGGTCCAGCCGGAGCTGCCGGTCTGGATCACCAGCGCCGGCTCGCCGGACACCTTCCGGCTCGCCGGGCGGCTCGGCGGCGGCGTGCTGACCCACCTCCTCGGCCAGGACGTCGAGGCGCTGGCACGCAACATCCGGGCGTACCGCGAGGAGTTGGCGGCGACACACGGCGAGCAGGCCCCTGGGCACGTCGCGCTGATGCTGCACACCCTGATCGGGGAGGACCGGGCCCGGGTGCGGGAACTCGTCCGGGAACCGTTCAGCGCCTACCTGCGCAGCTCCATCGACCTGGTGGTGGGCACGGCGGGGCTGCCGGTGGGCTTCGACCCGAGCCGACTACCGGAGCGGGACAGGGAGTTCCTGGTGGCCCGCTCCTTCGACCGCTACTTCTCCACCAGCGGCCTCTTCGGCACGGTGGCGGACGGCGCCGAGATGGTCCACCGGCTGGCCGCGATCGGCATCGACGAGATCGCCTGTCTGATCGACTTCGGCGTGCCGCAGGAGGAGGTGCTGCGGTCGCTGCGCCACCTCGACCAGCTCCGTCGGCACCCGGCGGCGGGTGAGCGACCGGCCGGGGTGCCCGCGTAA
- a CDS encoding inositol monophosphatase family protein, which yields MTHPAVTPQLLAAVSEIVRDVAHREIMPRFGALAEGDVSEKGPGDLVTIADQAAEAALTERLTDLLPGSVVVGEEAVAGDASLLDALAGDDPVWIVDPIDGTHNFVHGSPNFGVLVALARGGELLASCTYLPALEQWATAAQGAGAYVDGRRVHVPPAPADLRAIEVVTSQKRWWEDEWRGGHDALLAHGVAVDYMKAAGLEYVELTTGQRGALVGVWDSPWDHAAGLLLYAEAGGVTVTADGSAFRLAGGNALPFVCAPDRATALAVSEIIAAARD from the coding sequence TTGACGCACCCCGCCGTAACGCCGCAGCTCCTCGCCGCCGTGTCGGAGATCGTCCGGGACGTCGCCCACCGGGAGATCATGCCCCGGTTCGGCGCGCTGGCCGAGGGAGACGTCAGCGAGAAGGGGCCGGGCGACCTGGTGACCATCGCCGACCAGGCGGCCGAGGCGGCGTTGACCGAGCGGCTCACCGACCTGCTGCCGGGCTCGGTGGTGGTCGGTGAGGAGGCGGTGGCCGGCGACGCGTCGCTGCTCGACGCGCTCGCCGGCGACGATCCGGTGTGGATCGTCGACCCGATCGACGGTACGCACAACTTCGTCCACGGCAGCCCGAACTTCGGCGTCCTCGTGGCCCTCGCCCGGGGCGGTGAGCTGCTGGCCTCCTGCACCTACCTGCCCGCGCTGGAGCAGTGGGCGACCGCCGCCCAGGGGGCGGGAGCGTACGTCGACGGCCGACGGGTCCACGTACCCCCTGCCCCCGCCGACCTGCGAGCGATCGAGGTGGTGACCTCCCAGAAGCGGTGGTGGGAGGACGAGTGGCGCGGCGGCCACGACGCGCTGCTCGCCCACGGCGTCGCGGTGGACTACATGAAGGCCGCCGGCCTGGAGTACGTGGAACTGACCACCGGGCAACGGGGTGCGCTGGTGGGCGTCTGGGACTCCCCCTGGGACCACGCGGCGGGGCTGCTGCTGTACGCCGAGGCGGGCGGCGTCACCGTCACCGCCGACGGCTCCGCGTTCCGGCTCGCCGGCGGCAACGCCCTGCCGTTCGTCTGCGCGCCGGACCGGGCCACCGCGCTGGCGGTCAGCGAGATCATCGCGGCGGCACGCGACTGA
- a CDS encoding cytochrome P450 produces the protein MTTPTLDVDLTDLDLFTDGDVHGTFARLRRHSPVYWNATPDGGGFWALTRYRDVAAAYNDAARLSSRNGTVMGGSYRRSADSAGGQMLIASDSPEHRLLRQQVHRAFLPDLLERAGTVVRRYVSAALDEVLATGAADFAEVALELPRGLLAAMFGLDRDEATRMLTLTRHMIGFKDPLYTDGDDTMTLVAAQVEIFDLIGALVAERRRRPGDDLVSILVGARLNGRPMTEHEILYNCLNVAVGGDETTPFTAAAAVEAFAHHPEQFDRLLADPAMLDSALAEIFRWTSTNSYVQRTAKTELTIGGQRITPGQSVTLWNVSANFDEEVFARPEVFDVGRHPNRHLAFGSGPHRCIGLGAAWMEIRILLEELVERRMRFEVAGPVRRLRSNFMLGPTRLPVRVQAHR, from the coding sequence ATGACCACCCCCACCCTCGACGTCGACCTGACCGACCTCGACCTGTTCACCGACGGCGACGTGCACGGCACCTTCGCCCGGCTGCGCCGGCACAGTCCGGTGTACTGGAACGCGACCCCGGACGGGGGCGGGTTCTGGGCGCTGACCCGGTACCGGGACGTGGCCGCCGCCTACAACGACGCCGCGCGGCTCTCCTCCCGCAACGGCACGGTCATGGGTGGCTCGTACCGCCGCTCGGCCGACTCGGCGGGTGGGCAGATGCTGATCGCGTCGGACTCACCGGAGCATCGGCTGCTGCGGCAGCAGGTGCACCGCGCCTTCCTGCCGGACCTGCTGGAGCGGGCCGGGACAGTGGTGCGCCGGTACGTCTCGGCCGCGCTCGACGAGGTGCTCGCCACCGGTGCGGCGGACTTCGCCGAGGTGGCCCTCGAACTGCCGCGCGGGCTGCTCGCCGCCATGTTCGGGTTGGACCGGGACGAGGCGACGCGGATGCTCACCCTGACCCGGCACATGATCGGCTTCAAGGACCCGCTCTACACCGACGGCGACGACACCATGACGCTGGTCGCGGCGCAGGTCGAGATCTTCGACCTGATCGGCGCGTTGGTCGCCGAGCGCCGCCGCCGGCCCGGCGACGACCTGGTCAGCATCCTCGTCGGGGCGCGGCTGAACGGTCGGCCGATGACCGAGCACGAGATCCTCTACAACTGCCTCAACGTCGCGGTGGGCGGGGACGAGACGACCCCGTTCACCGCCGCGGCGGCGGTCGAGGCGTTCGCCCACCACCCGGAGCAGTTCGACCGGCTGCTCGCCGATCCGGCGATGCTCGACAGCGCGCTGGCCGAGATCTTCCGGTGGACCTCGACGAACTCCTACGTCCAGCGCACCGCCAAGACCGAGCTGACCATCGGCGGTCAGCGCATCACGCCGGGCCAGTCCGTCACGCTGTGGAACGTCTCGGCGAACTTCGACGAGGAGGTGTTCGCCCGGCCGGAGGTCTTCGACGTCGGCCGGCACCCCAACCGGCACCTGGCCTTCGGCAGCGGACCGCACCGCTGCATCGGGCTCGGTGCGGCGTGGATGGAGATCAGAATCCTGCTCGAGGAGCTGGTCGAGCGGCGGATGCGCTTCGAGGTGGCCGGGCCGGTACGGCGACTGCGCTCCAACTTCATGCTGGGACCGACGCGGCTACCGGTGCGGGTGCAGGCGCACCGGTAG
- a CDS encoding VOC family protein, giving the protein MAAMIRGICLDATDEQKLAEWWCSVLGYRLKLGTAHEMKGKWLGSIEDPKGEGPLIWFNRVPEVKTVKNRMHVDILGDVDEILALGATVVSPMTEENQWAVLADPEGNEFCVSTGEGVLT; this is encoded by the coding sequence ATGGCCGCGATGATCAGGGGTATCTGCCTGGACGCCACGGACGAGCAGAAGCTCGCGGAGTGGTGGTGCTCGGTCCTGGGCTACCGGCTCAAGCTCGGCACGGCCCACGAGATGAAGGGCAAGTGGCTCGGCTCGATCGAGGACCCGAAGGGCGAGGGCCCGCTGATCTGGTTCAACCGGGTGCCGGAGGTCAAGACGGTCAAGAACCGGATGCACGTCGACATCCTCGGCGACGTCGACGAGATCCTGGCCCTCGGCGCGACCGTGGTCAGCCCGATGACCGAGGAGAACCAGTGGGCCGTCCTGGCCGACCCCGAGGGCAACGAGTTCTGCGTCAGCACCGGCGAGGGTGTGCTGACCTGA
- a CDS encoding phosphotransferase family protein: MVDQAEQNRTIAGTEIGTGETLDLGDGKVLAVHRLPSRLGRPILEVEELRHNKGNDATFGIWRVRGADASAVLKIYKPPSAGFTGYWPTSEVPSHWNHWRRESLAYAEGLPATAYGAAGVAGPELLETHIRADGMVETWLAHVPGVEGFGWSPERLARFAYELGVGQARWVERVPDLPWLSRNWLGQYLTEGPPRCVEITDTDWDNPGIASWPMPVREGLRRLWTERDHMLAVAQATERTLCHLDVWPANLIDADGRSVLVDWAFAGDGAVGEDISNLILDSFTDGLMDPDLLPEITEGATEGYLRGLRDGGWSGSADDVRRAIAACGAAKYSWYGPAVLGRVVKNDVGTSNYSKDNSVETAVRRVTGMVTLIADWADTAWKK, translated from the coding sequence ATGGTAGACCAGGCCGAACAGAACCGGACAATCGCCGGTACGGAGATCGGAACCGGAGAGACCCTGGACCTGGGCGACGGAAAGGTGTTGGCCGTCCACCGCTTGCCGAGCCGGCTCGGCCGTCCGATCCTCGAGGTCGAGGAACTGCGGCACAACAAGGGCAACGACGCCACGTTCGGGATCTGGCGGGTCCGGGGGGCGGACGCCTCGGCCGTACTCAAGATCTACAAGCCGCCGTCGGCGGGGTTCACCGGCTACTGGCCCACCAGCGAGGTGCCGAGTCACTGGAACCACTGGCGGCGGGAGTCCCTGGCGTACGCCGAGGGGCTACCGGCCACCGCGTACGGGGCGGCCGGCGTCGCGGGGCCGGAACTGCTGGAGACCCACATCCGCGCCGACGGCATGGTGGAGACCTGGTTGGCCCACGTGCCCGGCGTCGAGGGGTTCGGTTGGTCGCCGGAACGCCTCGCCCGGTTCGCCTACGAACTCGGCGTGGGGCAGGCGCGGTGGGTGGAGCGGGTGCCGGACCTGCCCTGGCTCTCCCGGAACTGGCTCGGGCAGTACCTCACCGAGGGGCCGCCGCGCTGCGTCGAGATCACCGACACCGACTGGGACAACCCCGGCATCGCGAGCTGGCCGATGCCGGTGCGGGAGGGGCTCCGGCGGCTGTGGACCGAACGCGACCACATGCTCGCCGTCGCGCAGGCGACCGAACGGACGCTCTGCCACCTGGACGTCTGGCCCGCCAACCTGATCGACGCGGACGGCCGGTCGGTGCTGGTGGACTGGGCCTTCGCCGGTGACGGCGCGGTGGGGGAGGACATCTCCAACCTGATCCTGGACAGCTTCACCGACGGGCTGATGGACCCCGACCTCCTGCCGGAGATCACCGAGGGCGCCACCGAGGGCTACCTGCGAGGGCTGCGCGACGGCGGCTGGTCCGGGTCGGCCGACGACGTGCGCCGCGCCATCGCCGCGTGCGGCGCGGCGAAGTACAGCTGGTACGGCCCGGCGGTGCTCGGTCGGGTGGTCAAGAACGACGTCGGCACGTCGAACTACAGCAAGGACAACTCCGTCGAGACGGCGGTCCGGCGGGTGACCGGCATGGTCACCCTCATCGCGGACTGGGCCGACACGGCCTGGAAGAAGTAG
- a CDS encoding flavodoxin family protein, with product MSDGRYAGRRFLFVLGATAAGGSSELLARHAATALPPGVPQDWKRLTELPLAAFHDAGYAGEPTGATPTGNERILLDATLAATDLVVVSPLYWYSVSASMKLYLDYWGGWLRLPDVAFRPRMRGKTMWVVTAFGGQDPTSAGPLLEALRRSADYLGMGWGGAVVGHGIRRLDGCLLDPVAVARAEELFRPDFVDQDEWEPVAGRTESGVDTGGQRR from the coding sequence ATGTCAGACGGCCGGTACGCCGGACGCCGTTTCCTGTTCGTGCTGGGCGCCACCGCGGCCGGCGGAAGCAGCGAACTGCTCGCCCGGCACGCGGCGACCGCGCTGCCGCCCGGGGTGCCGCAGGACTGGAAGCGGCTCACCGAGCTGCCCCTGGCCGCGTTCCACGACGCCGGCTACGCGGGTGAACCCACCGGTGCCACCCCCACCGGCAACGAGCGGATCCTGCTGGACGCCACGCTGGCGGCCACCGACCTGGTCGTCGTGTCGCCGCTCTACTGGTACAGCGTGTCGGCCAGCATGAAGCTCTACCTCGACTACTGGGGTGGCTGGCTGCGCCTGCCCGACGTCGCCTTCCGGCCGCGCATGCGGGGCAAGACGATGTGGGTGGTGACCGCGTTCGGGGGGCAGGATCCGACCAGTGCCGGTCCGCTCCTGGAGGCGCTGCGCCGCTCGGCGGACTACCTCGGCATGGGCTGGGGCGGTGCCGTCGTGGGACACGGCATCCGCCGGCTCGACGGCTGTCTGCTCGACCCGGTGGCGGTGGCCCGCGCCGAGGAGCTGTTCCGGCCGGACTTCGTCGACCAGGACGAATGGGAACCGGTCGCCGGGCGCACGGAGTCCGGTGTCGACACCGGAGGGCAGCGTCGATGA